Within Amycolatopsis sp. cg5, the genomic segment GCGTTCTCCCGGGCGACCGGGGTTTCGCTGACCAGGTATCGCAATCGCGTACGTGTCAGCCGTGCGCTCGACCGGCTCGCGGCTGGGGACACCGCGCTCGCGCAGCTGGCGGCCGAACTCGGGTTCGCCGATCAAGCCCATCTCACGCGCACGATGCGCGAGCACAGCGGCCATTCGCCCATGGCCGTGCGCAGGCTGCTTACGACCAACGGCGGCTACCGGTGACCGGCGAACTCAGTAGGTTCGGGTGAGCGAAATGCCGGTATCCGGGAGGGGTCTTCGTGGGACACAGGTTCAGTGGAACGTTGCGAGCCGCCGTGGCGGTGTCGCTGCTCGGAGCGGGATTGGCGGTGCCGTCGGTGGCCGCCGCCGCGCCCGACGAGCAGGCGGTGAGCCTCACCAGTGAACCCGCGGTCGCCGAGGCGCCCGGCACGCTCGTGACACCGTTCGTCGTGGTGACCGGCGCGAACCGGCTGCGGACGTGGTGGGCCGAACGCGCCGTAAGGCAGGCCGGTGGCACCGTCGTGTCGTCGTACCCGCAGGTCGGCGTCGTCGTTGCGTACTCCGCGAAGGACGATTTCGCGGCGAAGGTGCGGCACGTGCCCGGTATCGACGCCGTCGGCGCGACGCGCACGGCGAAGATCCCGGTCGAGTTCTTCCGCCCGCGTACGGACGTGAAATACACGGGCCCTGGTTCGACGGCGGTCCCGCCCGCCGAGGGCACCGCGTGGGACGCGCCCGCGCTCGGGCTCGACAAAGCGCACGAGGTCACCCAAGGCAGCCGAAAGGTCGTCGTCGGGGTGCTCGACACGGGCGTGGACGACACCCACCCGGATCTTTCGGGCGCTTTCGACCGTCGTAACTCGATCTCGTGCTTGTCCGGCTGGGCCGACCGCAGCGTCAACGCCTGGCGGCCGACGCTGGACGGTCACGGCACACACGTCTCCGGCACCATCGCGGCCGCGCGGGACGGCGCGGGCGTCGTCGGTATCGCGCCGGGAGTCCGCCTCGCCGCGGTGAAACTCGCCGAGACCGACGACCACGAGGCGCCCGAAGCCGTCGTCTGTGGTTTCGTCTGGGCCGCCGAACACGGCTTCAGCGTCGCGAGCAACAGCTACCGCACGCTGCCCTGGTACTACGCCTGCGACAACCAGATCGACCAGGCCGCGATCAAGCTCGCGGTGGGTCGTGCGGTCGCCTACGCGCAGCGAAAAGACGTCCTCGTCGTCGCTTCCGGCGGCAACGCGGGCATCAACCTCGACAAGCGGACCGTCGACACCGAAAGCCCGGTCGACAGCACCCCGGTCAGCCGCCCGATCGACCCGAGCTGCATCCGCCTCCCGCACGAGCTGCCGGGCGTCGTCGGCACCGGCGCGCTCGACGAGAAGCTCGCGAAGGCCAGTTTCTCCAACTACTCGGCCACCAAGATCGCGGTGTCCGCGCCGGGCGTGCGCGTCTGGTCGACCTGGCCGGGAGGGCAGTACCGGACCGCGAGTGGCACGTCGATGGCCGCGCCGCACGCGGCGGGTGTCGCCGCGCTGATCGCGAGCACGCATCCGTGGTGGAGCGCCGACCGCGTCAAACGCGCGCTGCTCTCCGGCGCGACGCCGATGCCGTGCCCGGCACTGTACGACCCGAACGGCGACGGCAAGCCCGACGCCGTGTGCGAACCGGCGCGTACCGGCAACACGTTCTACGGCGCCGGGGTCGTCAACGCGGTCACGGCGGTGGGCGCGAGACCATGACGACGACGGCCACGATGCCTCTCGACCACCTGGTCTACGCGGGCCCGGATCTGGCGGACGCGGTCATCCGCCTCACCGAGCTGACCGGCGTCGCCCCGGTGCCCGGCGGCAGCCATGTCGGACTCGGCACGGCGAACTACCTGGTCGCGCTCGGCGGCCGCGCGTATCTCGAGATCATCGGCCCTGACCCGGCGCAGCCGGAGCCCGAGCACCCGCGCCCGTTCGGCATTGACGCGCTCACCGCGCCGAAGCTGGTGGCCTGGTCGGTCCGGACACCCGCGATCGACCAGGTCATCGCCACCGCACGGGCACGGGGTTTCGACCCGGGCGAGGCGCGCGCGATGTCGCGCCGCGCCGCGGACGGCGAGTTGCTGTCGTGGCGGCTCACCTGGTCCGGCAAGGGCGGCGGGCTGGTCCCGTTCCTGATCGATTGGGGCGGGACGCCGCATCCGACCAGCCGCCCGCTGCCGGAGATCCCGTTGCTCGCCTTCACCGGCGTCCATCCGCAGCCCGCACGCGTGCATCGCGCTTTGCAGGCGCTGGGCCTCGAACTGCTCGTCCGGCCCCATCACGAACCGGGACTGGTCGCGGTAATGGAGAGCGCCACCGGCGCCCCGATCGTGCTCACCTGAGCCCGGAAAACGCGACGACGCCGTTCCCCGTGGCCCGCTCGGCCAGGATCACGACCGCGGGGAACGCACACAAAACCGGCCCGGTTTTGTCGTACCCCGGCCGTACCGTGGATTTCGGGGGATCTTCGGGAAGGCGTGAATGTTCCCTTCATGCCTTCCCGAAGACCGTGAGCGTCAGTTTTCGCCTTCGCGCCAAGCGTTCGTGATCGGCAGCCGTCGGTCACGGCCGAATGCCTTGAACGTGATCTTGGTGCCCGGCGGGTACTGGCGGCGCTTGTATTCGGCCCGGTCGACCATCCGCACCACCCGGTCGATCGTCTCGGGATCGAACCCGGCCGCGATCAGGTCCGCGTACCCGCGGTCGCCCTCGACATAGTCGTCGAGGATGTCGTCGAGCAACGCGTAGTCGGGCAGCGAGTCGGTGTCGACCTGGCCAGGCCGCAGCTCGGCCGACGGCGGCTTGGTGATCGAGTTCTCCGGGATCGGCGGCGTTTCGCCGTGCTTCTCGGCCTCCGCGTTGCGCCAGCGCGCGAGTTGCCACACGTGCGTCTTGAACACGTCCTTGATCGGCGCGAACCCGCCGACCGCGTCGCCGTAGATCGTCGAGTAGCCGACCGCGAGCTCGGTCTTGTTCCCGGTCGCCAGCACCAGATGACCGTCCGAATTGGACAACGCCATCAGCAGCATCCCGCGCGTACGCGCCTGGATGTTCTCCTCGGCCAGCCCGGTCAGCCCCAGCTGCGAGACGTACGCGTCGACCATGTCCGCGACGGACTCCTCGCGGAAGTGCGCGCCGATCCGCCGCGCGAGGTCGGAGGCGTCCGACTTCGAGTGCTCCGACGAGTACTTCGAAGGCATCGAAACGCCGTACACGTTGTCGCCGCCCAGCGCGTCCGCGGCCAGCGCGGCCACCACGGCCGAGTCGATCCCGCCGGAGAACCCGAAGATCACCGACTGGAACCCGTTCTTGTGCACGTAGTCGCGCAGACCCACGACCAGCGCCGACCACACCTCGGCCTCATCCGAGAGCGGCTCGCTGATGACAGGCTCTTTCGAAGCTTCATAAGCCGGAATCGGCTCTTCGCTCAACACCTTGCGCCGCACGTGCAGCCCGGCGAGGTCACCGTCGCCCGCGTGCCCGCCCGCGGTCAGGTCCATGTCGAGCACGAGCAGGTGCTCGACGAACTGCGGCGCCCGCGCCAGCAGCGTCCCGTCCGCGCCGACCACGAGCGAGTCGCCGTCGAACACGAGATCGTCCTGCCCGCCCACCTGGTTCGTGTACACCAGCGGCGCACCCGCCTCGGCGGCCCGCCGCGCGATCAGCGGCAACCGGATGTCGTCCTTCGCGCGTTCGTACGGCGACGCGTTCGGCGCGACCACCAGGTCGACACCCGCCTTGCCCAGCGCCGACACCGGCCCGCCGTCCTGCCAGATGTCCTCGCAGATGACCATGCCGATGTCGAGCCCGTGATACCGCACGACATCCAGCGTCTCGCCCGGCTTGAAATACCGGTGCTCGTCGAACACGCCGTAGTTCGGCAGGTGGTGCTTGAACTGCCGCGCGACCACCTCGCCGCGATACAACGCGGCCGCGGCATCGCGCACGCCTGCCTCGTCGAGGTCCAAATAGCCGACGTACGTCAGCACTTCGCCGCATCCGGCGTCGTCCAGACGCACGGCGAGCGCCTCGAGTGCGCTTTTGGACGCTTCCGCGAAAGTCTTGCGCAGAGACAGATCTTCGACCGGGTAGCCGGTCAGTGACATCTCTGGGAAGACCACCAGATGCGCGCCGGCTTCCGCGGCTTTGCGAGTCCACTCGACGGTGAGTTCTGCGTTGCCGGTGATGTCCCCGACAGTGGTGTTGACCTGGGCCAAGGCGATGCGCAGCTGCGACATGCGCACATTCTCGCTCAACCGCGGGCGTCCGCACGACCGGACGTGCCCAACCTCTCCGCCTTAACAATAAACAGGGGCGCCCGCTCGGCGGACGCCCCTGCTTCAGACCGAAAACCCTACTTGCGCTTGATCAGCGAGCGCACCTTCTTGAGCGTCTGCTCGAAGTCGGAGTCGAACGGGTTGTCGTGCACCAGGTAGGTCCACGTCGTGTTCGCGCGCCGCACGCCCGCGTCGGCCAGATCGATGCCGTCGTCGGTGATCTCGGCCTCCACCAGCGTCTTCGCCGCGCGGGCCGCCGCCTCCGGGATGATCTTGTGGAACTCCGGGATCGCCGCGCGGTGGAACTCGTCGAGCGGCGTCTCCCGCGCCAGCGCACGCAGGTGGATGCTCTCGCGCACGTCGGTCAGGTACGCGAGATGGTCCGACCACAGCTGGTCGATGTGGTAGAGCAGCACCTCGCGGCAGATCTGCTCGACCTTGGCGGAATCGTCGACCTTCTCCGCGAGCTCCTTGTACTTCTCCGGCTCGTCGGTCTCCAGCCCCTCGGCCGCCAGCGCCGTCCGCAGCACCTCGTCGCGGTGCTTGAGCAGATCGCCGCGCTGCCGCTCGATCAGCCGCGTGTAGCGCCAGGTGTTCCGGTGGATCTCCAGGTCGACACCCTCGGCGACACGCTGCGCGTGGTCGATCTGCCGGTGTGCCGCGTCCGCGGTGATCTCGCCGTTCTCGTCGGTGTTGATGCCTTCGGGGATGTCCGGCGCGTTCGACAGCACGAGTTCGTCGTTCAGGCTCGCGAAGAACACCGCGCTGCCCGGGTCGCCCTGGCGTCCCGACCGGCCGCGCAGCTGCCCGTCGAGCCTGCTCGACGGGTACCGCGCCGTGCCGATCACGTGCAGCCCGCCCAGCTCGGCGACCTCCTCGCGCCCGGCGCCGTCCTTGCCGCCCAGCCGGATGTCGGTACCGCGGCCGGCCATCTGGGTCGACACGGTCACGGCGCCCTTCTTGCCCGCGTCCGCGATGATCGACGCCTCCTCGGCGTCGTTGCGCGCGTTGAGGACGACGCATTCGAGGTCGACCTTGGCCAGCTTCTCGGCCAGCTCCTCGGACTCCGCGACGTCCTGCGTGCCGACCAGGATCGGGCGGCCCGTCTCGTGCACCTTGCGGATCTCCTCCTCGATCGCGCGCAGCTTCTGCGACGGCGAGGCGAAGATCCGGTCGGCCTGGTCCTCACGGACGTTCTCGGTGTTCGGCGGGATGACCGCCACTTCCAGCTTGTAGAACTCGCGCAGCTGCTCGGCGACCGCGACCGCGGTACCGGTCATGCCCGCGACGTCGGGGTAGCGCGCGAGCAGCGCCTGCACGGTGATCGAGTCGAGGATCTCGCCCCGGTCGGTCGCCGCGACCTGCTCCTTCGCCTCGACGGCCGCCTGCAGGCCGTCCGGCCAGCGCTGCAGCTCGGCGACGCGGCCGCGCGCGGCGTTGATCAGCTGGACCTTGCCGTCACGCACGATGTAGTCGACGTCGCGGGTGAGCAGCGCGTGCGCGTGCAGCGCGACGTTCACCGCGGGCAGCCGGTCCGAGGCCGCCTCGTTGAACAGGTCGTCCACCTCGATGCCCAGCGACTTCGCGACGACCGAGGCGCCCGCGTCGGTCATCCAGGCGTTGCGGCCGTCGGAGTCGGTCTCGTAGTGCAGGCCCAGCCGCAGCCGCCGCACGATGTTCGCGACCTCTTCGTCGGCGTCGGTGTGGTCGATCGACCCGGCCATCACCAGCGGCACGCGTGCCTCGTCGACCAGCACGGAGTCCGCCTCGTCGACGATCGCGATCTCCGGCTCGCCCTGCACCAGGTCGTCGACGTTCGTGACCAGCCGGTCGCGCAGCACGTCGAAGCCGATTTCGGCGACCGCGCCGTAGGTGACCTCGGACGCGTACGCCTGCTTGCGCTCCTCGCGCGAGTGCGACGGCTCGATCCAGCCGACCGAGACCCCGAGCAGGTCGTAGATCGGCTTCATCCACTCGGCGTCACGACGGGCGAGGTAGTCGTTGACCGTGACCACGTGCACCCGCTTGCCGCGCAGCGCGTACCCGGCGGCGGCCAGCGCGCCGGCGAGCGTCTTGCCCTCACCGGTGTCCATCTGGACCACGTGCCCGGTCAGCAGGCCGATCGCGCCGAGCAGCTGCACGTCGAACGCGCGCTCGTCGAGTGCCCGCCTCGCCGCCTCGCGGCCCAGCGCGCAGATCTCGATCAGCTCGTCGTCCCCGGACTTCCCGCCTTCGCGCAGCTCAGCCGCGCGTTCGGTCAGTTCCGCGTCCGAAAGCTTCGCGAGCTCGTCTTCGAGCTTCTCGATCGCCGGAACCAGCGGTTCGTATCGGGTCAGCTCGATGCTGCCCGGCCGCTGAATGATCCGGCGCAGCCGCTTGCCAACCCGGCTGATCAGTGCTGCCACCCCTGGTCTCCTGTCTGTGCTCTCGCTCACCGGCCGACCGACCCGTTCCCACAACGCAGTGGTGGTGCGTTTTGGTTCCGCGACCGGATGGCACGATCAAACCGTGCCCATACCCACCCGCACCAGGTCCCGTTCCCGCCGAGTCGCCGTCGCGCTGCTCGCGCTGGCGCTCAGCGCGTGTTCGCCGGGCACTCCGACCACACCGCCCGCGCCGGAGACCGAGTCACATGGTCCGGTCGGGCCGGTGCCGCCAGGGCTGGACACCTTCTACGCGCAGAGCGTGACCTGGGGCGACTGCGCACCTTACGCGACTTCCAGCGACGCGAAGTCCGCATTCCGGGTGAAGGGCGTCCAGTGCGCGTACCTTTCGGTGCCGCTCGACTACGCGAAACCCGACGGCGACAAGATCCGGCTCGGCCTGCTGCGCCGGAAGGCCACCAAAACGGACAACCGGATCGGCTCGCTGGTCATCAACCCGGGCGGGCCCGGCGCGTCCGGCATGACCGCCGCGGCCGGTCTGGCGAGCAAGGTCAAGGGTGAGCTCGCCGAGCGTTTCGACTTCGTCGGGTTCGACCCGCGTGGCGTCGGCGCCAGCGAACCGCAGGTCAAGTGCCTGACCGACACCGAACGCGACGCGGAGCGCGCCGACGACCTCGAGGCCGACGGTTCACCCGAAGGTGTGGCCAAGCAGGAAGCCGAGGAGAAAGACTTCGCCGCGAAGTGCGCCCAGCGCACCGACAAGGGCGCCGCGATGCTCGCCAACGTCGGCACCCGTGACGTCGCGAAGGACATCGACATCCTCCGCTCGGCGCTCGGCGACAAGAAACTCACCTATTTGGGCTACTCGTACGGCACGCGGATCGGCTCCACGTACGCCGAGACGTTCCCGGCCAACGTCCGCGCGCTGGTGCTCGACGGCGCCGTCGACCCCGAGCAGGACGCCGTCGAATCACTCGTCGGGCAGGGCCGGGGCTTCGGCAAGGCGTTCGACGAATTCGCCAAGTGGTGTGCCGCGCGCCAGGACTGCTCGCTCGCGAAGGACCCCGCGAAGGCGACGAAGGCGTATCAGGACCTCACCCGCCCGCTGATCGACTTCCACGTGCCCGTCGCCGACGGCCGGAAACTGTCGTACGAGGATGCGACGATCGGCACGATCCAGGCGCTCTACGGGAAGGACTTCTGGGAGCCGCTCAACGCGGCGCTGGGCGAACTCAAACTCCAGCGCGGCGAGACGCTCATGAAGCTCGCCGACATGTACAACGAACGCGACGACCAGGGCAAATACCAGGCGACCCAGGACGTCTTCACAGCCGTGCGCTGCGTCGACGACCCGCGTGTCACCGACCCGGAGGTCATCCTCAAGGCACAGCGCGAGTACGTGAAGGTCGCGCCGTTCCTCGATGACGGCCGCCCCGAGTCGGCCGCGCGCGACGCGTGCGCGTTCTGGCCGGTGCCGAACACGATGCAGCCGCACCAGCCGAAGGTCGACGGCCTCGCCCCGACGCTGGTCATCTCGACCACGAACGACCCGGCGACGCCGTACGACGCCGGCGTCAACCTGGCCAAGGGGCTCAAGGGCGGCCTGCTGACCTTCGAGGGCACCCAGCACACGGTCTTTCTGCAGGGCGTGTCGTGCGTCGACAAGGCGGGCACGGACTACCTGGTCAACGGCACTTTGCCCGCGGAAGGCACGCGCTGTTCGGCCGGTTAGCCCGGATCGAACGGACCGGCTGGGATGATCTGCGCGTGATGCTTCCTCGTCGTGTCCTCGCGTCCGCCGCCGTCTGCCTGTTGCTGACGGCTTGCTCGAATGCGCAGGTCGGCACGCCGAACGCGCAGCCGGTGCCGCCGTCGCCTGCGCCCACGCCGGACGCGAAGTCGCTCGAGAAGTACACGACGCAGAAACTCGCGTGGGGCGAATGCGCGGCGTTCGCGGGCGGCGACGCGTCCGCGGAGAAGGTGCTCAAGGACAAGAAGTTCGAATGCGCGCACCTGACCGTGCCGCTCGACTACGCGAAGCCGGACGGCGACGTCATCAAGATCGCGGTGCTCCGGCACCGGGCGAGCAAGCCGGACCAGCGGATCGGCTCACTCGTCACCGACCCGGGCGGTCCCGGCGGGTCCGGCGTGCGCTCGGCGGCCGGGCACGTCCAGCGCGCGCCCGAATCGGACATCGTCCAGCGCTTCGACCTGGTCGGCTTCGATCCGCGCGGTGTCGGCGCGAGCGAGCCCCGCATCAAGTGCCTGACCGACGCGGAGCGCGACGCCGACCGCGCCGAGGACTCCGAAAGTGACAATTCGCCCGCCGGCGTGGCCAAACAGCTCGCCGACGCGAAGGCGTACGCCGACAAGTGCGCCGAGCGGACCGAACACGGCAAGGACATGCTCGCCAACGTCGGCACCCGCGACGTCGTGCGCGATCTGGACATCCTGCGCGCTGCACTCGGCGACGAAAAGCTCACCTACCTCGGCTACTCGTACGGAACGCAGATCGGTTCCGCGTACGCCGAGGCCTATCCGGCCAAGGTGCGCGCGATGGTGCTCGACGGCGCCGTCGACCCGGCACAGGACACCGCCGAGTCACTCGTGCTGCAGATGGCCGGCTTCCAGAACACCTTCAACGAATTCGCGAAGACCTGTGTGACCAGGCCGGACTGCGCGCTCGGCAAAGATGCGGCCGGTGCGACGAAGGCGTTCCAAGACCTGGTCAAGCCGTTGATCACGAAGCCGGTCCAGGTCGGCGCCCGCAAGCTTTCGTTCGAAGACGCCATCACGGGCACCCTCGCCGCGCTCTACAGCCAGGCCGCGTGGGGCTTCCTCAACGAAGGCCTCGCCAACCTCACCCGCGGCAACGGCCAGAACCTGATCCAGCTCGCCGATTCGTACTACGACCGCGGCCAGGACGGCACCTACGCCGGGATCATCGACGTCTACTACGCCGTGCGCTGCGTCGACAGCCCGCGCGTCACCGATCGCGCGAAAATCGATTCCGCGCACCAGCGCATGCTCCAGGGCGCGCCGATACTCGACGGCGGCACCCCGGACATGACCGAACTCGACATCTGCGCGGCCTGGCCGGTGCCCGCGACCTCGCAGCCGCACACCCCGAAGGCCGACGGGCTCGCCCCGACGCTCGTCATCTCCACGACCAACGACCCGGCGACGCCATATCAAGCAGGCGTGAATCTCGCGAAGGCGCTGGGCGGCCGCCTGCTCACCTTCGAAGGCGCCCAGCACACGGTCTACCTGCAGGGAAACCAGTGCGTGGACAAAGCCGCGTCGGCGTACCTGATCGACGGAACGCTGCCCGCCGACGGCATTCGCTGCTAACGCCAGGTCAGCCCGAGCTCGAGCATCACGGGGCCCCGGTGCGCCGCGACCTCGGGCACCTGGACCCACATCCGGGTGAGCTCGTGCGACGGCGTGTCCGCGACCCAGATCTTCGCGATCACGTCGGCCTGGATACCAGGGATCAGGGCCGAGATCGTCGCGCGCGGGATCTTCCCGCCGATCCGGTACGCGAGCGTCCCGCCCGGGTTTTCGCGGCCTTCCGTGCGCAGGTCCGTCGCGCTGGTGAGCAGCGCGCGCAGGCGTGCCACGACCATGTCCGGCCGATACGTGGCGGGCATTTCGGTCCGCACCCCGGCTTGATCGGTCGTCTGTAGCTTTTCGCCGGAAAGCACATAGTCGAGCTGCTGCCGCTGCGAGGACACCTGCAGGTCGGCGTGCCCGCGCGCGGAACCGTCCGCCGCGACCTCGCCGTCGATCTTCCGCACGCCGAATCCCGGGATCTCGCCGCTGACCCCGAGCGCGAACCGCACGGCGCGCTGACCTCGCAACGTCGCGGCCGACTCGGTCACCAGCCGAGTCCCGTCAGGCAGCGGGCCACTGGTGTCGAACGTCGCGGTGCAACCGCTGATCAGGCAGGCGACCAGCACGAACACTGGCCCGAAAGTGCGGCGAAGCATGAGGCAAAGCCTAGACTCGTGGCCGGATCCTTGCGCATAGTGGCTCTCCAGCCACTTTCGCGGGTTTTCACCCCGAACGAAACTCGATGCCGTGCAGCTGACCACTTCGCGCCCCAAGGTCCACCGAGCGTGGATCATCGCGGGCGCCGCGTTCTTCGCCTTGCTCGCCGCCGCGGGCTTCCGCGCCGCGCCCGGCGTGCTCATCGATCCGCTCCACGAGGAATTCGGCTGGTCACGGGCGACGATCGCGTCCGCCGTCTCCGTCAACCTCGTGCTCTACGGCCTGTTCTCGCCGTTCGCGGCCGCGCTCATGGAGCGGTTCGGCATGCGCCGGGTCGTCGCGACCGCGTTGTTCGTCGTCGCGATCGGCGCAGGCGGCACGGTGTTCATGACCGCCAGCTGGCAGCTGATCCTCTGCTGGGGCGTGCTCGTCGGCGTCGGCACCGGCTCGATGGCGATGAGCTTCGCCGCGACCGTCGCCGCGCGCTGGTTCGTGCGCAGCCGGGGCACGGTCACCGGCATCCTGACCGCCGCGGGCGCCACCGGGCAGCTGATCTTCCTGCCGATCGTCGCGAAACTCGCGATCGGCGAAGGCTGGCGCACCGCGTCGCTGGTCATCGCGATCGCCGCGCTGGCCGTGGTCCCGCTGGTGCTGCTGGCGATCCGAGATCACCCATCCGATCTGGGCATCGGTCCCTATGGCGTGGACGAGCCTGCCGAAGTGCCCGAGCGCAGGCCCGGATCGGCCAAACGCGCGTTGACCGTGTTGTTCTCGGCCGCCCGTACCCGCACGTTCTGGTTGCTCGCCATCGGCTTCGCGATCTGCGGCGCGACCACCAACGGCCTGGTCAGCACCCACTTCGTGCCGGCAGCGCACGATCACGGCATGCCGCAGACGACCGCGGCCGGGCTGCTCGCGCTGGTCGGGATCTTCGACGTGTTCGGCACCATCGCGTCCGGCTGGCTGACCGACCGCGTCGATCCCCGCATCCTTCTCGGCGTTTATTACGCGCTTCGCGGCATCTCACTGGCGCTGCTGCCGGGGCTGCTCAGCGACTCCGTCGAGATGAGCACCTGGGCGTTCATCATCTTCTACGGCCTCGACTGGGTGGCGACCGTGCCGCCGACGGTCGCGCTCTGCGTCCGCCAATTCGGTGAAGCGGGCCCGATCGTGTTCGGCTGGGTCTTCGCGTCACATCAGCTCGGCGCGGCGATCGCGGCGTTCGGCGCCGGCGCCATCCGCGATCATTTCGGTGACTACGCCGTTGCCTGGTACATCGCCGCCGGCCTGGCGATTCTCGGCTCGCTGGCGTCTATTTCGATTCGGAAGGCGAACACGTCAGTGGCCGTCGGAGTGTCGTGAAACATGCCGTTAACAAGTGCCCTCTAGGGTGCGGCCATGGATCGCCAGCAGGAGTTCGTGCTGCGCACTTTGGAAGAGCGCGACATCCGATTTGTCCGTCTTTGGTTCACCGACGTGCTCGGTTTCCTCAAGTCAGTGGCGGTCGCACCCGCTGAACTCGAGGGCGCCTTCACCGAAGGGATCGGCTTCGACGGCTCCGCCATCGAAGGCTTCGCACGGGTGGCCGAGTCGGACATGGTCGCCAAGCCGGACCCGGCGACCTTCCAGGTCCTGCCTTGGGAGACCCCCGACGGCGGCCCCTACTCGGCGCGCATGTTCTGCGACATCACGATGCCCGACGGCTCGCCCTCCTGGGCCGACCCGCGGCACGTGCTGCGCCGCCAGCTCTCGAAGGCCGCCGAAGCCGG encodes:
- a CDS encoding LppX_LprAFG lipoprotein, translated to MLRRTFGPVFVLVACLISGCTATFDTSGPLPDGTRLVTESAATLRGQRAVRFALGVSGEIPGFGVRKIDGEVAADGSARGHADLQVSSQRQQLDYVLSGEKLQTTDQAGVRTEMPATYRPDMVVARLRALLTSATDLRTEGRENPGGTLAYRIGGKIPRATISALIPGIQADVIAKIWVADTPSHELTRMWVQVPEVAAHRGPVMLELGLTWR
- a CDS encoding alpha/beta hydrolase → MLPRRVLASAAVCLLLTACSNAQVGTPNAQPVPPSPAPTPDAKSLEKYTTQKLAWGECAAFAGGDASAEKVLKDKKFECAHLTVPLDYAKPDGDVIKIAVLRHRASKPDQRIGSLVTDPGGPGGSGVRSAAGHVQRAPESDIVQRFDLVGFDPRGVGASEPRIKCLTDAERDADRAEDSESDNSPAGVAKQLADAKAYADKCAERTEHGKDMLANVGTRDVVRDLDILRAALGDEKLTYLGYSYGTQIGSAYAEAYPAKVRAMVLDGAVDPAQDTAESLVLQMAGFQNTFNEFAKTCVTRPDCALGKDAAGATKAFQDLVKPLITKPVQVGARKLSFEDAITGTLAALYSQAAWGFLNEGLANLTRGNGQNLIQLADSYYDRGQDGTYAGIIDVYYAVRCVDSPRVTDRAKIDSAHQRMLQGAPILDGGTPDMTELDICAAWPVPATSQPHTPKADGLAPTLVISTTNDPATPYQAGVNLAKALGGRLLTFEGAQHTVYLQGNQCVDKAASAYLIDGTLPADGIRC
- a CDS encoding S8 family serine peptidase, translating into MRAAVAVSLLGAGLAVPSVAAAAPDEQAVSLTSEPAVAEAPGTLVTPFVVVTGANRLRTWWAERAVRQAGGTVVSSYPQVGVVVAYSAKDDFAAKVRHVPGIDAVGATRTAKIPVEFFRPRTDVKYTGPGSTAVPPAEGTAWDAPALGLDKAHEVTQGSRKVVVGVLDTGVDDTHPDLSGAFDRRNSISCLSGWADRSVNAWRPTLDGHGTHVSGTIAAARDGAGVVGIAPGVRLAAVKLAETDDHEAPEAVVCGFVWAAEHGFSVASNSYRTLPWYYACDNQIDQAAIKLAVGRAVAYAQRKDVLVVASGGNAGINLDKRTVDTESPVDSTPVSRPIDPSCIRLPHELPGVVGTGALDEKLAKASFSNYSATKIAVSAPGVRVWSTWPGGQYRTASGTSMAAPHAAGVAALIASTHPWWSADRVKRALLSGATPMPCPALYDPNGDGKPDAVCEPARTGNTFYGAGVVNAVTAVGARP
- a CDS encoding alpha/beta hydrolase; the encoded protein is MPIPTRTRSRSRRVAVALLALALSACSPGTPTTPPAPETESHGPVGPVPPGLDTFYAQSVTWGDCAPYATSSDAKSAFRVKGVQCAYLSVPLDYAKPDGDKIRLGLLRRKATKTDNRIGSLVINPGGPGASGMTAAAGLASKVKGELAERFDFVGFDPRGVGASEPQVKCLTDTERDAERADDLEADGSPEGVAKQEAEEKDFAAKCAQRTDKGAAMLANVGTRDVAKDIDILRSALGDKKLTYLGYSYGTRIGSTYAETFPANVRALVLDGAVDPEQDAVESLVGQGRGFGKAFDEFAKWCAARQDCSLAKDPAKATKAYQDLTRPLIDFHVPVADGRKLSYEDATIGTIQALYGKDFWEPLNAALGELKLQRGETLMKLADMYNERDDQGKYQATQDVFTAVRCVDDPRVTDPEVILKAQREYVKVAPFLDDGRPESAARDACAFWPVPNTMQPHQPKVDGLAPTLVISTTNDPATPYDAGVNLAKGLKGGLLTFEGTQHTVFLQGVSCVDKAGTDYLVNGTLPAEGTRCSAG
- a CDS encoding VOC family protein — encoded protein: MTTTATMPLDHLVYAGPDLADAVIRLTELTGVAPVPGGSHVGLGTANYLVALGGRAYLEIIGPDPAQPEPEHPRPFGIDALTAPKLVAWSVRTPAIDQVIATARARGFDPGEARAMSRRAADGELLSWRLTWSGKGGGLVPFLIDWGGTPHPTSRPLPEIPLLAFTGVHPQPARVHRALQALGLELLVRPHHEPGLVAVMESATGAPIVLT
- a CDS encoding NAD+ synthase codes for the protein MSQLRIALAQVNTTVGDITGNAELTVEWTRKAAEAGAHLVVFPEMSLTGYPVEDLSLRKTFAEASKSALEALAVRLDDAGCGEVLTYVGYLDLDEAGVRDAAAALYRGEVVARQFKHHLPNYGVFDEHRYFKPGETLDVVRYHGLDIGMVICEDIWQDGGPVSALGKAGVDLVVAPNASPYERAKDDIRLPLIARRAAEAGAPLVYTNQVGGQDDLVFDGDSLVVGADGTLLARAPQFVEHLLVLDMDLTAGGHAGDGDLAGLHVRRKVLSEEPIPAYEASKEPVISEPLSDEAEVWSALVVGLRDYVHKNGFQSVIFGFSGGIDSAVVAALAADALGGDNVYGVSMPSKYSSEHSKSDASDLARRIGAHFREESVADMVDAYVSQLGLTGLAEENIQARTRGMLLMALSNSDGHLVLATGNKTELAVGYSTIYGDAVGGFAPIKDVFKTHVWQLARWRNAEAEKHGETPPIPENSITKPPSAELRPGQVDTDSLPDYALLDDILDDYVEGDRGYADLIAAGFDPETIDRVVRMVDRAEYKRRQYPPGTKITFKAFGRDRRLPITNAWREGEN
- the secA2 gene encoding accessory Sec system translocase SecA2; protein product: MAALISRVGKRLRRIIQRPGSIELTRYEPLVPAIEKLEDELAKLSDAELTERAAELREGGKSGDDELIEICALGREAARRALDERAFDVQLLGAIGLLTGHVVQMDTGEGKTLAGALAAAGYALRGKRVHVVTVNDYLARRDAEWMKPIYDLLGVSVGWIEPSHSREERKQAYASEVTYGAVAEIGFDVLRDRLVTNVDDLVQGEPEIAIVDEADSVLVDEARVPLVMAGSIDHTDADEEVANIVRRLRLGLHYETDSDGRNAWMTDAGASVVAKSLGIEVDDLFNEAASDRLPAVNVALHAHALLTRDVDYIVRDGKVQLINAARGRVAELQRWPDGLQAAVEAKEQVAATDRGEILDSITVQALLARYPDVAGMTGTAVAVAEQLREFYKLEVAVIPPNTENVREDQADRIFASPSQKLRAIEEEIRKVHETGRPILVGTQDVAESEELAEKLAKVDLECVVLNARNDAEEASIIADAGKKGAVTVSTQMAGRGTDIRLGGKDGAGREEVAELGGLHVIGTARYPSSRLDGQLRGRSGRQGDPGSAVFFASLNDELVLSNAPDIPEGINTDENGEITADAAHRQIDHAQRVAEGVDLEIHRNTWRYTRLIERQRGDLLKHRDEVLRTALAAEGLETDEPEKYKELAEKVDDSAKVEQICREVLLYHIDQLWSDHLAYLTDVRESIHLRALARETPLDEFHRAAIPEFHKIIPEAAARAAKTLVEAEITDDGIDLADAGVRRANTTWTYLVHDNPFDSDFEQTLKKVRSLIKRK